One Pyrus communis chromosome 4, drPyrComm1.1, whole genome shotgun sequence genomic region harbors:
- the LOC137732415 gene encoding protein argonaute 7: MEDTENSNGNQKCHPKTRTLRGGTRANPQNHHHHQPLIHHANQFGFCNQNQYYQRYSSSYPALLPLPPLLPLQLALTPPLPPNHHFRSKTHLQKPSCRLNTPPFAASSQTQVPQLTISPKATEAYQKQTSSPFIGEDGRKLLTAARTGKAIVTARRPDSGGVEGTVISLLANHFLVQFDSSQQIFHYNVDISPNPSKEVARMIKQKLMEDNSAVLSGAIPAYDGRKNLYSAVEFRDDRLEFYVSLPIPASKPTLPYGAFNDLQEKHQEHKLFRVNIKLVSKLDAKELSSYLNNRGDEWKPLPQDYLHALDVVLREAPLEKCVPVGRSLYSSSMGGSKAIGGGAVGLRGFFQSLRPTQQGLALNVDFSVTAFHESVGVIPYLQKRLEFLQDLPQRKTRGLTEKERKEVEKALKNIRLFVCHRETVQRYRVFGLTEEATENLWFADRDGKNLRLLTYFKDHYNYDIQFRNLPCLQISRSKPCYLPMELCMICEGQKFLGKLSDDQTARILKMGCQRPKERKAIIDGVMRGPVGPTSGIQEREFKLHVSRDMTQLKGRVLQPPKLKLGDGGHVRDLIPSRLDRQWNLMDSHVFEGTRIERWALISFGGTPDQKNSIPKFIRQLSQRCEQLGIFLNKNTIVSPQFEPSQVLNNVSLLESKLKRIQRAASNNLQLLICVMERKHKGYGDLKRIADTSIGVLSQCCLYSNLGKLGSQFLANLALKINAKVGGCTVSLYNSLPSQIPRLLLADEPVIFLGADVTHPHPLDDFSPSVAAVVGSMNWPAANKYVSRMRSQTHRQEIIQDLDAMVEELLNEFCQEVGKLPKRIIFFRDGVSETQFYKVLQEELQSIKGACSKLPGYAPPITFAVVQKRHHTRLFPFKIDPSSKQNQLLDENIPPGTVVDTVITHPKEFDFYLCSHWGVKGTSRPTHYHILRDENEFTSDELQKLVNILCYTYARCTKPVSLVPPAYYAHLAAYRGRLYLERSESTTYTRSGSTLSRAGPPKEMALPKLSENVKKLMFYC, translated from the exons atggaagacaCAGAAAACTCCAATGGCAACCAGAAATGCCACCCCAAGACCAGAACCCTGAGGGGCGGCACCAGAGCCAATCCTcagaaccaccaccaccaccaaccacTAATCCACCACGCAAACCAGTTCGGTTTCTGCAACCAGAACCAGTATTATCAGAGATACTCCTCCTCCTACCCtgctcttcttcctctccctccTCTCCTCCCTCTGCAACTCGCTCTAACTCCACCGCTGCCTCCAAACCACCACTTCCGATCAAAAACCCACCTCCAGAAACCTTCATGCAGGCTCAATACTCCTCCTTTTGCCGCCTCCTCCCAAACCCAGGTGCCCCAACTCACAATTTCACCAA AAGCTACAGAGGCGTATCAGAAGCAAACCAGTTCACCATTTATaggagaagatggaaggaaGTTGCTCACAGCTGCAAGGACAGGAAAAGCAATAGTGACTGCAAGGAGGCCAGATTCTGGTGGTGTGGAAGGGACTGTAATCTCCCTCTTGGCTAACCATTTTCTTGTCCAATTTGATTCATCGCAGCAAATTTTCCATTACAATGTCGACATTTCCCCTAACCCCTCGAAGGAAGTTGCTAGAATGATCAAACAGAAGCTGATGGAGGATAACTCGGCTGTGCTATCCGGTGCAATTCCGGCTTATGATGGCCGGAAGAATCTTTACAGCGCCGTTGAATTCCGAGACGATAGGCTTGAATTCTATGTAAGCCTCCCCATCCCCGCAAGCAAGCCAACATTGCCATATGGGGCATTCAATGACTTACAAGAGAAGCATCAAGAACATAAACTTTTTCGGGTCAATATCAAACTCGTGTCAAAGCTAGATGCGAAGGAATTGAGTAGTTACTTGAACAATCGGGGTGATGAATGGAAGCCGCTTCCTCAGGATTATCTCCACGCCTTGGATGTCGTCTTGAGGGAGGCGCCATTGGAGAAGTGCGTACCTGTGGGAAGATCACTCTACTCGAGTTCAATGGGTGGAAGTAAAGCAATTGGAGGAGGGGCTGTAGGACTGAGAGGGTTCTTCCAGAGCCTTCGACCAACGCAACAAGGACTAGCTCTCAATGTTGATTTCTCCGTGACTGCATTCCACGAAAGCGTTGGAGTGATCCCATACTTACAGAAGCGCCTTGAGTTTCTTCAAGACCTTCCTCAAAGGAAGACAAGGGGTTTAActgagaaagaaaggaaagaagTGGAGAAGGCATTGAAGAACATCAGGCTCTTTGTTTGCCACCGAGAAACTGTTCAGAGATACCGCGTTTTTGGCTTAACCGAGGAAGCCACTGAAAATCTTTGGTTTGCAGACAGGGATGGGAAGAATTTGAGGCTGTTGACTTACTTTAAGGATCACTATAACTATGATATACAATTCAGGAATTTGCCTTGTTTGCAGATTAGTAGGAGTAAACCGTGCTATCTTCCGATGGAGCTATGTATGATCTGTGAAGGCCAGAAGTTCCTCGGGAAGCTGTCTGATGATCAGACTGCAAGGATACTTAAGATGGGCTGCCAACGACCGAAAGAACGAAAAGCCATTATCGATGGAGTTATGAGAGGTCCTGTTGGGCCAACAAG TGGCATTCAGGAAAGAGAATTCAAGCTCCATGTTTCGAGAGACATGACGCAATTAAAAGGAAGAGTTCTTCAACCTCCGAAGCTAAAGCTTGGTGATGGTGGTCATGTAAGAGACCTAATTCCCTCTCGTCTTGACCGGCAGTGGAATCTTATGGACAGCCATGTGTTTGAAGGTACTCGAATCGAGAGGTGGGCATTGATTAGTTTCGGTGGCACCCCTGATCAGAAGAACAGCATCCCGAAATTCATACGCCAGCTATCTCAAAGATGTGAACAACTGGGAATCTTCCTCAACAAGAACACGATTGTTAGCCCCCAATTCGAACCATCCCAAGTGCTTAACAACGTGTCGCTGTTAGAATCTAAGCTCAAAAGAATCCAAAGAGCTGCATCAAACAATCTCCAGCTGCTTATATGTGTAATGGAAAGAAAGCACAAAGGCTACGGAGATCTCAAGCGAATTGCGGACACAAGCATTGGGGTTTTAAGCCAATGCTGCTTGTACTCAAACCTCGGGAAGTTGGGTTCGCAGTTTTTGGCAAACCTAGCTCTTAAGATCAATGCTAAAGTTGGAGGATGCACGGTTTCCTTGTACAATTCATTACCATCTCAAATCCCGCGGCTGCTTCTTGCTGATGAGCCAGTGATCTTCCTGGGCGCAGATGTGACCCATCCGCATCCACTCGATGACTTTAGTCCTTCTGTTGCTGCTGTGGTTGGTAGCATGAATTGGCCAGCGGCAAACAAGTATGTTTCGAGAATGAGATCTCAGACACATCGACAAGAAATCATCCAGGATCTTGACGCAATGGTGGAAGAATTATTGAATGAGTTTTGCCAGGAAGTTGGCAAACTCCCCAAGAGAATCATTTTCTTCAGAGACGGGGTAAGCGAAACGCAATTCTACAAAGTGCTTCAAGAGGAGCTGCAATCCATTAAAGGGGCATGTTCTAAGCTTCCCGGTTATGCGCCTCCCATAACATTTGCAGTGGTTCAGAAGAGGCATCACACAAGGCTGTTCCCTTTCAAAATTGATCCGTCTTCGAAGCAGAACCAATTACTCGATGAAAACATTCCCCCTGGAACCGTTGTGGATACCGTGATCACTCACCCGAAAGAATTCGACTTCTATCTTTGCAGTCATTGGGGAGTTAAGGGAACAAGCAGGCCAACTCATTACCACATTTTGCGGGATGAAAACGAGTTCACCTCAGATGAACTGCAGAAGCTGGTTAACATTCTGTGCTACACGTACGCAAGGTGCACGAAGCCGGTTTCGCTGGTGCCCCCAGCTTACTACGCTCACTTGGCGGCGTATCGAGGCAGGCTTTACCTTGAGAGATcagaatccacaacttataccAGAAGTGGTTCTACGCTCTCCAGAGCCGGCCCTCCGAAGGAAATGGCTCTACCAAAACTTAGTGAGAATGTTAAGAAACTCATGTTTTACTGCTGA